The Punica granatum isolate Tunisia-2019 chromosome 4, ASM765513v2, whole genome shotgun sequence genome has a window encoding:
- the LOC116202943 gene encoding protein EXORDIUM-like 2, with the protein MADIYRIATVFSVAFFISCLAGPSDAALVQQQPLVLKYHNGALLKGDITVNLVWYGRFTPVQRSIVVDFIHSLSSPVAARAPLPSAASWWRTTEKYRGGSSNLVVGRQVLHEAYTLGKSLKRYHLLALANKFNAVNSITVVLTAADVAVEGFCMSCGRHGTTRGGKSTYVWVGNSETQCPGQCAWPFHQPMYGPQTPPLLAPNGDVGVDGMIINIATLLAGTVTNPYNNGYFQGPASAPLEAVSACTGIYGSGAYPGYPGRVLVDKTTGASYNGHGVNGRKFLLPAMWDPQTSACKTLV; encoded by the coding sequence ATGGCGGATATTTACCGTATTGCCACTGTGTTCTCTGTCGCGTTCTTCATCAGCTGCCTCGCCGGGCCGTCCGACGCGGCGCTTGTGCAGCAACAGCCGCTGGTGCTGAAGTATCACAATGGCGCCCTCCTCAAGGGCGACATCACCGTTAACCTCGTCTGGTACGGACGCTTCACCCCCGTCCAGCGCTCCATCGTCGTCGACTTCATCCACTCCCTCAGCTCCCCCGTGGCGGCCCGGGCGCCTCTCCCCTCCGCCGCCTCCTGGTGGAGGACCACCGAGAAGTACCGCGGCGGCTCCTCCAACCTCGTCGTCGGCCGGCAGGTCCTCCACGAGGCCTACACCCTCGGGAAGTCCCTCAAGAGGTACCACCTCCTCGCCCTGGCCAACAAGTTCAACGCCGTCAACTCCATCACCGTGGTCCTGACCGCCGCCGACGTCGCCGTGGAGGGCTTCTGCATGAGCTGCGGCCGCCACGGTACCACCCGTGGGGGGAAGTCCACCTACGTGTGGGTGGGCAACTCGGAGACCCAGTGCCCGGGGCAGTGCGCGTGGCCGTTCCACCAGCCGATGTACGGACCGCAGACGCCACCGCTGTTGGCCCCCAACGGCGACGTCGGGGTGGACGGGATGATCATCAACATAGCCACCCTCCTGGCCGGCACCGTCACGAACCCCTACAACAACGGGTACTTCCAGGGCCCGGCCAGCGCGCCGCTCGAGGCGGTGTCCGCCTGCACTGGGATATACGGGTCGGGGGCGTACCCGGGGTACCCCGGCCGGGTCCTGGTGGACAAGACGACGGGAGCGAGCTACAACGGGCACGGGGTCAACGGGAGGAAGTTCCTGCTGCCGGCGATGTGGGACCCTCAGACTTCCGCGTGTAAGACGCTCGTGTGA